GCCCCGGATTGGTTGATCTCAGCGCCCGGCTGCGCGAGCCGGGCGAGGAATTCAAGGCCAGCATCGCCTCTGAGACCCGCGCGGCGGCCAGCGCGGGCGTGACCACGCTGTGCTGTCCACCCGATACCCGGCCGGTCATCGATACCCCAGCCGTCGCCGAGCTCATCCACCAACGTGCGGACGATGCGGGCATGGCGCGAGTTGTGACCCTTGGGGCCATGACCCAGGGGCTCGCCGGTGAATGCCTGGCGGAGATGCACGCACTCAAGTCGGAAGGCTGCGTCGGGATCAGCAACGCACAATCCCCTATCACCAACACGGAGGTTGCGCGCCGGGCCATGGAATACGCTGCCACCTGCGGTCTTACCGTCATGCTCCATGCCGAGGATCCCTGGTTGCGGAATCGGGGCGTTGTCCACGAAGGACCTGTTAGCACGCGCTTGGGTCTCCCTGGCATACCCGAGTCGGCGGAAACGGTCGCAGTGAGTCGTGATCTATTGCTCATCGAGCAAACAGGCGTCAGTGCCCACTTTTGCCGACTCTCCACTGGCCGCGCGGTTGACATGGTCGCTGATGCCCAGCGCCGGGGTTTACCCGTGACCGCGGACGTCAGCGTCTATCACCTCCACCTCACCGATATGGATGTCGGGCACTACAATGCCAACTGCCACGTACGTCCCCCGCTGCGCACCGAACGCGACAAACAACGCCTAAGAGGGGGCCTTGGCGATGGGGTGATTGGAGCTGTCTGTTCCGATCACCAGCCCCACGACGAAGACGCAAAGACTGCTCCTTTTAGCGCCACCGAGCCCGGCATCTCCTCGCTCGAAGTCCTCTTGCCCCTGACGCTACGACTGGTCGATGACGGCGTCTTCGATGTGCAAACCGCACTTGCCACATTGACCTACAAACCGGCAAGGATTCTAGGACTCGATGTGGGTACGCTCGCCACGGGGGCGCCGGCGGATGTGTGCATCTTTGAACCAAACCGCAACTGGCTTCTGACCGATGTCGCAATGCAAAGCGCGGGCAAAAATTCGCCATTTATCGGCTGGGAACTCACGGGGAAAGTAACGCATACCTTGCTCGGTGGCGTCACTGTGTATGAAGAGACCCGCTCCGTATAGAGGATCCTTTGGTAGATGCAATGACGAACACCAAGGGGGACGCCGTGCCTCCCCCTATGGCGCAGCGGGACCAGCGCGACACGATCTTTGTCGAGGCAGCCAACGTGCTCGCGCACGAGACCCGTGCCGGGGGCCAATTCATTATGCGCCTCAACGCGCCCCAAACCGCTGCCCATGCACGTCCCGGCGCCTTTGTTTATCTCCAATGCGCGCCCACCTTGCTGATGCGCCGGCCCATGTCGATCATGCGCACGGCCCCCAAGGCCGGCTGGATCGAAATCCTCTATAAAAAGCACGGCAAAGGCACGCAGTTACTCGCGAGACGGCAGATCGGTGAGGTCCTGAGTGTGATCGGCCCCATCGGTGTGCCATTCAAGCTTGAGGGCTATCGGGGTCGACCGCTGCTGATCGGCGGTGGTGTTGGCATTCCCCCCATGATCTTTTTCGCGGAGCACCTCAAGAATGCCGCCAATGCCTGCCAGCCCCTGGTGCTCATGGGCTCCGAGATCCCCTTTCCCTTTAAGCCGCGCCCCTCGCGGATCCTCGTCCCCAGCGTGCCCAACGGTGTGATTGCTGCCATGCCCCTCCTGGAAGATTGGGGGATCCCAAGCCGGCTGGCCAGTCTGGCTGGCTATCCTGGCTGCTTT
Above is a window of Gammaproteobacteria bacterium DNA encoding:
- a CDS encoding dihydroorotase; the protein is MRIRIANGRLIDPANGIDGIRDLYIAEGRIQSIGQAPVGFEPDRVIDARGQIICPGLVDLSARLREPGEEFKASIASETRAAASAGVTTLCCPPDTRPVIDTPAVAELIHQRADDAGMARVVTLGAMTQGLAGECLAEMHALKSEGCVGISNAQSPITNTEVARRAMEYAATCGLTVMLHAEDPWLRNRGVVHEGPVSTRLGLPGIPESAETVAVSRDLLLIEQTGVSAHFCRLSTGRAVDMVADAQRRGLPVTADVSVYHLHLTDMDVGHYNANCHVRPPLRTERDKQRLRGGLGDGVIGAVCSDHQPHDEDAKTAPFSATEPGISSLEVLLPLTLRLVDDGVFDVQTALATLTYKPARILGLDVGTLATGAPADVCIFEPNRNWLLTDVAMQSAGKNSPFIGWELTGKVTHTLLGGVTVYEETRSV
- a CDS encoding dihydroorotate dehydrogenase electron transfer subunit, with the protein product MTNTKGDAVPPPMAQRDQRDTIFVEAANVLAHETRAGGQFIMRLNAPQTAAHARPGAFVYLQCAPTLLMRRPMSIMRTAPKAGWIEILYKKHGKGTQLLARRQIGEVLSVIGPIGVPFKLEGYRGRPLLIGGGVGIPPMIFFAEHLKNAANACQPLVLMGSEIPFPFKPRPSRILVPSVPNGVIAAMPLLEDWGIPSRLASLAGYPGCFEGYVTDLARATLHALDDTDRHEVEVFACGPDPMLRAVAALARSLQLPCQVCVEEYMACAVGGCAGCVVHVLTDQGPTMKRVCVDGPVFDAKRIYPV